CTGAGATACTTTACAGACCTGTGCACTCACTGGATCAGCCGCCACCACCCAGACCCACAATCTGGCTCCCCTGGTCCTGTGGCCCCTACCCAGGAACTGGGTTAGGGTTGGGAAGACAGCTTCGACCCCCCAAGGCTTCATCTCCAACCGGCCCGGTCAGCACTCCTGACTCACTGGCCGCCTCCCCACCAAATCATCCTTCAAAACGCGGATCCCCACGTTTTGGGGGAGACGgatttgagtaataacaaaaCTCGGGTCTCCCCTGCAGCCGGCTCTGCGCGAATTGCACCTTCCTTATTGCAAGTCCCCTGCCTCGATGCGACCAACGGGCTCTGTCCCGGAGCGCAAAGAGAACCCATTATGGGGTCACAGGACCGGGCTCCCAGGGTGATTCCCGGACCACCAAGTCCTCCCACAGGTCACTCCTGGATTCAGGCTGGAGCCCCTGCCCAGGGAGGGGCCCCGGAGACGCGGAAATCGGACCCCCCGCGGGTGAAGGGGAGGTGGGAGCCCCAGAGCGGGGCCGGAAGGCTCGGCCGGGGACGTGCCcgagggggaggagagggacaCACACAGATCACACAGATCACACCCCCCGGGGTCCGGGCTGCGGGCGGAGCCTCCTCCGGGACCTGCACCTGCGCCGGCCGCCGCCAGGGGCGCCGCTGAGCTCCCGCCTCCGCCGCTTCTCCCTCCCCGCCCGGCGGGGCCGCGCGCCTCCCGCCCGGGCCCACCTCGGAGTTCGCCGCCTTTGGAACTCACGTCCGGGAGACCCCCGAGGGGAGAGGGCGCCTGGACCCCTGGGCCGAGAGCGCGGCTCCGGGTCTGGGGCGGGTGCGGGTGGGGAGGGGGAGTAGATCCACACCTGGAGTCGGGGGCGGACGGCGGGGCGGGCGCGCGTGGCCACCCCAGCTCCCACCGCGGCTGCCCACGGGGCACCCCAGACGCCCACACCGGAGACCGAACCGGGGAAGGGAGCTGTAACCAGGTCGGGGCGGGGGAGTCTGTCCAGGGGTCAGACCCGGGTGGAGGGAACTTCCATGAGGGCAGCTCCTCTGCTCCTGTGCTGCCCCCACCGCGGGGGATCAGGGACGATGCCCGCCGGACTGGAGGCGGCAGTTGCCACGAAGCAGCACCTGGGTCACCCAGGACGGGCTACGAGGCCCGGGGCTCCTTCAGCTGCTGCCCTGGGCACAAAGCCCCCTCGCTCCCACAGGGCCTGAGCCGCCCACATGTGCAGGACTGGCTGCTCCAGACAGCTCGGTGCTCCCTCCACCCCGAGGAAGTAAAGCCAGGTCCCCAGCACCACAGAGCAGGGCCTAGGAGCAGCTGGGGAGCCGGTGCCACCTTGCCCTTTCTTTCCTAGCCCTGCTGGGGGCTCAAGCCCTTCCCTCTGTCCTCAGCCGACAGCCTGGATTGCTTACAGGCCAAGAGAGCATCCTTGGGCCCAAGGTATCCCCGACTCAGCACTGACGTTCCCGAAAAGAGCCCACCTTGAGTCGGAGCTGAGACTTCCAGGACGCAGGAACTCCTCCCAGGGTCCTGGATCCAGCTGCTGCCCACAGCAGGAGGCCAGAAACCAGAAGGCCTGAGCACTTGCCCGGTCCCCAAGAGCTGCAGAGGCCAGAAGGCGCAGTGCAGGGGCTGACCACACTGCTAGGTCTGAGATCCACGCTCAGGACCCAGAGCAGGACCCCTCCCCAGGTGAAGTCGCAGCGGCACCAGAAACATGTACACTTTATTGAATGCAGTTGTAGAAAAGTGTGTGAGGATAAAGGGCTGATACAGGACTCGGCTCTGGGGGCAGGGCGAGGAATGGAAGGTGGAGCACGTGGGACACAGGTTATGGGCAGAGCTCCTGGCCTGAATGATGTCTCCTGACCTATTGATGGGCTTGGAAGATCAATACTGGGACGACAATGAGCAGAATGGTCATGAGGATGCCCAAAATCAGGGCCCAGATGTTCAGGCACTTGGCGGTGGAGGCATAGGCCTGGGCCCCAGTCAGGTCGCCAACCATCTTCCTGTCCCTAGACTGGAGGAGAAGAGATGGTGAGGGGAGCAGGATCCCTCCGCTGAGAGCCATGTGCTGTGGCTCCCACTACCCCCGGCTCCTCCCCACTCTGAGATCAGGGAccaccctctccccttcctcactCAGGCTCAGACTCCCCAGGGGCCTCGGGGCTCATCCTCCTTCTGCCTGGGCCCCAGCACAGGCTGTTCTCCCCACCACGGGGTGAAGTCGCCTGTGAGTTCCCTTCTCACTTTCTGGGAGAGCCTGGGTGCCAGTCTGGAAGGTGAGGGTGTAATTTCTGGTATTGGGCTGTAGGGAGAATTGCTCTGGGCTAGTGGATCGCTGGGGACAAACTCTGAGCCAGCCAGCCTCCTGGAGCCTCCTCCTAGACCTGCACTGGGCGGATTCCccaagccacacacacacagatcacaCAGATAAAGCTACTGACGTGGGCACACACGGGACAGAGGTGCACACAAACTCACACAGGGACACATGAGTCCCCACCCCAGGCAGCTTCTGGGCAGGTGGAGTTCCAGGCTCACCGGGACCCTCTGAGCGTTCCCTGGGGCCATACGCACCTTCACGGAGTAGGCAAATGCTATGAAGCCCAGGCAGCAGGGGTTCATGAAGAGGGTGTTGAACAGGGACCAGACAACATGGTCAGGCACGGAGGTCTCGCTGCGGATATGGATCACGGTGGACGTCGGGGGAGCAGGGTTGTGGGGCGCCCCCATCATAGCCACATCGTGCTCTTCCTTGAGCATCTCATAGTTGGGAGGCTGGCCGCTGTTGACAGGAGAGAAGAAGGTTTGGACCGTGTGGTTCATGGTGTCCTGTGAAGGCCAGCGGTGGTCGGGTTAGTGGGATCGTTCTCAGTGGGCCCTCCCTTTCCCTAGTAGTTTCGATTTCTCAACCATTTCCTTTTCCTGGCATTTGTCAAATTGGGACTTGGCAGGGGCCAGATGAGGGCGGAACAAATTCCTGAGGATCAAATTACTTTAGGAcggggaggaaggaggggctgagggctgaggggcTTCCTCTCTAGAGCCCAAGTGAGCACATTTCTCATCTTGTTAGGGGTGTGGGGGTCCTGGAGACTTCCCCTACGTTGGGAGTCTCCACACCgcaggccagcagctgcaggaCCTCACTGTCCTGGTTCAGGGCTCCTGCCAGGCTTGTGCTGGTGCCTCCACACGCCAGGTCCCACAGCAGTTCCCCCAAAGCCCTCGCCTCACTTGTCACAGGCCTCATCAGCTGAAATGCCTTGTCCTTTCCTGGGGTTGCAGTCCTGCTCCGTGCGGGTGTGGGGGCTAAAGGTCCCCGTGTCTCCTGGTGCAGGTCAGAGGCCTGGCGGCCAGTGCTGTCTGTCCCAAAGGAGCCCTCCAGGCCCAGGAACGGGGACTCTGGGGAGCACTGACGGAAGAGGGGGCTGTGGGATGCCAGTGGCAGAGGCCTGGATGGTGGAGTTAGGAGCCATGGCCCTTTACCCTGGAGGCCTACCTGGGTGAAGGCTCCCAGACCCGCTCCACGCGGCCCAGCGGCACCCACGCTGCCCAGAGCTCTGGGTGTCTGGTCCCTGGGGCGCCCTCCAGATCTCCAGGTTCTGATCATCTCTGCCTCTTCCCTGGGTCCTCACACGGGTGCCAGCTGCTTCCTGCAGTTGCCACCTGTTTTTCTCATGAACCGGTTTGTGCGTCTGAGCAGCTCCTGAGGTTACGTCCTCCCTGTGGAAACACCTTGTGTGGCCGCTGGGTTTCTTCCTGGACCCTCCTTGGCAGAGGCTACTGCGGCAAACTGAGCTGATGCTGTGCACTTGGCTGGTCAGAGGGGGcagtgtgggcagggctggcaggGGAGGGGTCACAGGGGCAGGAGCGTGGCCTGCAGGCCTGTGTGCAGCGCGACCTGTTTAATTCCTGATGTGCCACATGGGCCCATTTTCCTGGGCTTATTTGCCCACCAGGCTGCAGACTCCCCAGAGGACATCACTGCAGGTGGAACTTGCAGAGATGGGCGGCTGCTCACCCTGCTGTAGCCTTTCACCGCAGCGGGTGGTCAGGTCCACATCAGTGACCTCCGGAGCTCACATGACAGTAGCGTGCAGCCGTGTAATTGCAGAGTGATGTGTTTGAGTAATGATGACTTTGGCTCTATAGGATAAATTTTATTGATAATTTATAAGATTTAACTTTAACAATGGCTGTGATAACCAACAACTCACAGTGTGTcttgatgttgaacacctttgcTACGGGATGTTTTCCAGGCCATGCAGCAGTGATTGTATTCacatagtataattttttttttttaattgggttggagtcttgctctgtcacctaggctggagtacagtggccggatctcagctcactgcaagctccgcctccctggttcacgccattctcctgcctcagcctcccaagtagctgggactacaggcgcctgccaccacgcccggctaattttttgtgtttttagtggagaagggttttcattgtgttagccaggatggtctcgagctcctgacctcatgatccgcccgcctcggcctcccaaagtgctgggattacaggcgtgaactaccgcGCCCGACCCacatagtataatttttttttatttttgagatggagtttcacgcctgttgcccaagctggagtgaggtggtgccatctcggctcactgcaacctccgcctcctgtgttcaagtgattctcctgcctcagcctcccgagtaactgggactacaggcgcccgccaccacggcttatttttgtatttttggtagagatggagtttcaccatattggccacgctggtctcgaactcctgaccttgtgatctgcctgcctcgacctcccaaagtgctgggatttcaggcgtgagccaccgcgcccggccaccacgTAGTAAAATATTAACATCTCATACTAAATGCCGACTTGCAGGAGTCAGTCCTCAGGCCCAGCTGGCTAAGTGCTCTTCTTTCTGTCGGACAGAGTTCTAAGGAGCCATGTCCAGGCTTCCACTCGCCTTCTATCTCGGGCCTTGTCTCCCTGCAACACAGGATGGCCTGGCTTCTGTGTCTGGCTCTGCCATGGGGACACCATGGTCTAAAGCTCCCCTCACCGAGTGGAGTTCAGTGCCGTCGAGATCCTACTTGCTCCCTCACCCACGGCTGACGCATGGAGCCCCAGGCTCTGAATTCTGCCTCCTCCATCTTCTGGTCCCCCGGGATTCTCACTGCAGCCCTGGACATGAACGGAGGGACAGGCCTTGAGAAAAAGTGGTGCGGGACCCGGTCAGGGCAGCCTGCCTGTTCCATCCGCGTGCTCTGATTCCATGCTGGGAGGAGGCATTGGTGCTGGTCCACCACCTGCTCTTACTCAGTGGGTCTGACAGGGCCCTGCTGGTGGCACACGGTTCTGCCGCAGGCTCTCGTGGTGTTCCCTGTCCATCTTTGGCAACAGAATAGAAAAGATTGCATTTGCCAGATCAGTGTCcacacctcccagcctccaggccGACTTGATCTCCACCCGGCGGTCAGCTGCCACTGGGCTACACTGGGTTGGTCTGCACCAATCCCCTCCACCCGCCGGGGACCCTGGGTCCTGCGGGGCCAGACTGCTAAGAAAGGGAGGACGACCGGGCACCAGGGCCCTGCACCCACCAGGCTCCGAGGGTGCCACTTACTTCTGTCCCTTCCCAGATGAGACGTTGCTTTCGGTTGACTCTCCCAGCTGGGGCGGGAGGGGAAGCAGTTTCAGAGACTCCACCTGCCTCTCTCCCATGCAATAGCTGCTGCCCGCCAGGCCACTGACGGCACGAGGGGCTGTGCCCACCCCCATTTCTCCCAACTACACATTTTGGGAATGGGAAATGCCTGGGGGGACGGGTCCCTGGGCCAGGGCCCCACTGATCCCTTGGCTCCCCGTGTCCCTCGCGGGCCAGTGGCCAGGATGATGTTTTCTGAGTCAGGGTCCTGGCCTGTCCCCTGTGTCCAGCGTGGCCTGAGATGTCTGGGATGCCCTTTTCTCAGGGCCCGAGATCCGAGTGCACGGCCACAAGCTGCTCGGGAAGGACTGAGGGATGTGAGGATCCTGGGGCCTCCGGCCTCACTGAGAGGATGGGCCGGGGCGGAAGACGTGCTGGCGTCTGGAGGGACCAGGTCCTGAGTGGTGATGGTGTCACCTGTGGCCTGCTCTGTCGTGGGCTCCTGGGCCGGTGGGAGCTGGGAGCAGCCCTGTTggcctcctcctctttccctgtGGGGACAGCGTCTTTCCAGACATCTGGGGACTCTGCTGGCAGATGTTGTGGGGGCTGCTCTCACTTGCGTTAGGAGGGGACTACTCTCCACCTGGGATCTTTTCGTCTCCGAGCCATCAGGCCCCTCTTCCGAAGGAGGTCAGTCCCAGTCGGGGCAGGGAGGCCTCCGCGGACGGATCGTCCTGTGTGGCTGGCACACTCCCAGCTGCGACCTTGGCGCGGGGGGTgccctggccctccctggcctgctGGTGGGTTTCCCAGCCTCAGAGACAGCATCCTGGATTCAGGCTGAACCCCTGCCCAGGGAGGGGCCCAGGGGACACAGAAATCGGGACCCTTCGCGGGGGAAGAGGGGGTGGGAGCGGCAGAGGAGGGCAGGAAGCCTCGGTGAGGGGCGTGCccgaaggggaggagaggggttCCCGTCCTCGCCAGGTGCTGCAGGTCTCAGGGTCCGCATCCCGCCAACCCACGGTGCCCCAGGAGCTGCACACGAGCACGCGCCCGTCCGTAAGAGCTGCACAGAGGCCGGAAGGGGCACGGCAGGGACTGACCACTCTGCTTAGTCTCAGAACCACACTCTGGACCCTCAACAGGACCCTCCCCAGGTGAAGTGGCAGCAGCACTGTTGTGGGAttcaggaggaggagagagagacctCACGTTAAAACAGGAGAATCTTCTATTAAGTACACTCAGGCCCAGCAGACTCACGTACAAAGACTGAGCCCAGAACAAAGACAGCATCTGACTTTTATACTCACTTCACAGAAGGGCAGGGCTAGCTTACAGCGGTGTGAAAGCCGGGATACAGCAGCAGGACAAAGACAGGATCGCACGTGACCGCTGCCAGGCAACCCAGATGTCCGTATCTAGGCTCGTCTGGGCACGGGCTTATCCTGTAACCCTCACTGTGGTGCCCAGGCAGCTGGAGTTCAGGCCTGCTCAGGCTTCACGTGACCGTTGTTGTACTTCTTAGATAAAACAGAATACTTAAAGTCACTAGTTACAGAGAACAGGAATCTATAAACTCATTCCATAAAACTAaggaaaatctgtttttttcttctccctgtgttGAGGGAGTGCTGGGAGAGTCTCCAGAGCACAGCAGATAATATTATCAAGACTCTGCCGGGGTCTGGCCTGTGCCTGTGGCTGCCTCTGGGACAGGTCAGCCTAATACAGGAAAacctatttctctttctttttcattttatttttatttaatttcctgcctcattcccttcccctctttgaggccttttattattattattattattatttgagacagagtctcactccgtccccaggctggagggcag
This portion of the Macaca mulatta isolate MMU2019108-1 chromosome 14, T2T-MMU8v2.0, whole genome shotgun sequence genome encodes:
- the LOC697829 gene encoding interferon-induced transmembrane protein 3, which codes for MNHTVQTFFSPVNSGQPPNYEMLKEEHDVAMMGAPHNPAPPTSTVIHIRSETSVPDHVVWSLFNTLFMNPCCLGFIAFAYSVKSRDRKMVGDLTGAQAYASTAKCLNIWALILGILMTILLIVVPVLIFQAHQ